A window of Zingiber officinale cultivar Zhangliang chromosome 5A, Zo_v1.1, whole genome shotgun sequence contains these coding sequences:
- the LOC121980675 gene encoding F-box/kelch-repeat protein SKIP11-like, with protein MLEDLPCLISRVFESSSDQESNWHYLAYPFHDSSNSKKRQKLDEEMATEEEDQSKRKKLSHRLEAYDDDDPSAFNRLTRDLILSCLLLLSRSDYGAVASVSRAFRSMIRDAYEHRRRQGIAEHWVYFSCTALQWHAFDPYRRRWITVPPMPASPTETFAFSDKESLAVGTDLLVFGREMTSYVVMRYSILSNSWCPGVVMNSPRCLFGSASRGGKAIVAGGTNGREILNSAELYDSETQTWESLPAMNRARKLCSGVFMDEKFYVIGGMANEREVLTCGEEYDMKRSSWRLIPNMSDGLIGENGAPPLVAVVSNQLYAARYADKMVVKYNKRNNAWETLGKLPERSYSMNGWGIAFRGCGQRLLVIGGHRGLRGGMIELNSWVPNGGPPEWNTIAVMQSGDFVFNCAVMGC; from the coding sequence ATGTTGGAAGACCTCCCTTGTTTGATCTCTAGGGTTTTTGAGAGCAGCTCTGACCAGGAATCCAATTGGCATTACTTGGCTTATCCATTCCATGATTCCTCAAACAGCAAGAAACGGCAAAAATTGGATGAAGAAATGGCGACGGAAGAGgaggatcaaagcaaaaggaagAAATTGTCGCACCGACTTGAGGCATACGACGACGACGATCCGAGCGCCTTCAACAGGCTCACGCGGGACTTGATCCTGAGCTGTTTGCTGCTCCTGTCGCGGTCGGACTACGGCGCGGTTGCATCCGTCAGCCGTGCCTTCCGCTCCATGATTCGGGATGCCTACGAGCACCGGCGCCGGCAGGGGATCGCCGAGCACTGGGTCTACTTCTCATGCACTGCCCTCCAGTGGCATGCGTTTGATCCCTACCGCCGGCGCTGGATAACGGTCCCTCCGATGCCGGCTAGCCCTACTGAAACCTTTGCCTTCTCCGACAAGGAGTCACTCGCCGTCGGCACTGATCTCCTCGTCTTCGGCCGCGAGATGACTTCTTATGTTGTTATGAGATACAGCATCTTGAGCAACTCCTGGTGTCCGGGAGTTGTGATGAACTCACCGAGATGTCTGTTTGGATCGGCTAGCCGTGGGGGGAAGGCCATTGTAGCCGGTGGCACCAATGGCCGTGAGATTCTGAATTCCGCAGAGCTCTATGATTCGGAGACGCAGACTTGGGAGTCCTTGCCGGCCATGAATCGAGCGAGGAAGTTGTGTTCAGGGGTGTTCATGGATGAGAAATTCTATGTCATTGGTGGAATGGCCAACGAAAGGGAGGTGTTGACGTGCGGCGAAGAGTACGATATGAAACGAAGCTCTTGGCGGCTGATTCCAAACATGTCCGACGGTCTAATCGGCGAGAACGGTGCACCGCCTCTCGTGGCCGTGGTGAGCAATCAGCTCTACGCAGCTCGATACGCAGACAAGATGGTGGTGAAGTACAACAAGAGGAATAACGCATGGGAAACACTGGGGAAGCTGCCTGAGAGGTCTTACTCCATGAATGGCTGGGGCATCGCCTTCCGAGGATGCGGCCAGCGGTTGCTCGTCATCGGAGGGCACCGAGGGCTTCGCGGAGGGATGATCGAGCTGAATTCTTGGGTCCCAAACGGAGGGCCTCCCGAGTGGAACACCATTGCCGTCATGCAGTCCGGTGACTTTGTTTTCAATTGTGCTGTCATGGGCTGTTGA